A stretch of Planctomycetia bacterium DNA encodes these proteins:
- a CDS encoding GNAT family N-acetyltransferase: MTTVVKAVCQHAFENLGLGKITAHVFSFNDASVRV; this comes from the coding sequence ATGACGACCGTGGTTAAGGCGGTCTGCCAACATGCCTTCGAGAACTTGGGCCTCGGCAAGATCACCGCCCACGTCTTCTCGTTCAACGACGCCTCAGTCAGAGTATT